The Mesoplodon densirostris isolate mMesDen1 chromosome 17, mMesDen1 primary haplotype, whole genome shotgun sequence genome contains the following window.
GAGGTAACTTCAGTTCATCTAGAGGGCTTCCCAGTCTCCCTTTGGGGCAGGAGTTGCTCCAGGGTTCATGCCTGGGCCTGTCAAGAGTAGTAGGTGAGTCCTGATAAGATAAAGCAAGTGGATTAATCTGCTTAGAGAGAAGCGCAGATTCTGACTGTGTCTTGAGGAGGAGTACTGGAGGATCAGAACTGCCATGTATAGGAACAGACCCCAGAGCTTGGATGGACCTTTAGGGAGTGttttgtccactgacttgagAAAACTATCCAAGCCAAATAATACCAGCCACTGTCGAAGCAGAATGACAAGTACATTCCTTGAGATTATACCTAAAGGGAagacaagaagaaaggaaagtggGGATGTTCCCAGGCCTTTGATCTTGTCTACCTGACACaggcctctcctcccccacccagagACTTCCTGAGGCAGGAAGTGGTGACATTGCCCTGGGTTTGTCAGCCCTGTCCTGCTCTGAGTCATCAGGATTGCTGGCATAGTTCTCCAGGAGATCGCCAAGGAGATAATTCACTCCCCTTTTAGGGGCTTGGCATCGTGCTGAGTGGCAAATCACTCGTGAACTGCCAGACTTCCTTCCATCCAGTGTGAGATTTCCTCCTTGGAATGTCTCTCAGGGTCCTTATAAGCAATATCTTCTGACTTTTATTAACATTATCCTATAGTAACTAACTCTAAATGGGGGGCTGTTGGTTATCAAAATAGACAGTGGAATGAATTACAGTGCATTTTAACCATTCCCCCATTGTGGAATGTGAATATGGTTTCCAATATGTGTTATTCTAAACAATGTTAAAGAGAACATCTTTCTACATAAATGTGTGCCTGTGGATGAGTTTCTGTAGGATAGATCTCCAGATGTGGAACTGAGgggtcatttaatttattttatttattaattttttaattagttaattaatttatttttggctgcattgggtcttcattgctgcgcgggggccactcttcattgtggtgcgcgggcttctcattgcgatggcttctcttgttgtgaagcacagcacctaggcgtgtgggcttcagtagttgtggcacgtgggctcagcagttgtggttcgtgggctctagagctcaggctcagtagttgtggcacacgggcttagttgctccgcggcatgtgggatcttcccggaccagggctcgaaccgtgtcccctgcattggtaggtggattcttaaccactgcaccaccaggaaagcccaggggtcatttaatttaaatagaggaaaaaataacataaatgtaagtatttatgttgttttaatttacccTATTTAAAGCCTTTTTATTATGGAGATTtgcaaacaaatataaaattagaacGGTAGAATGAACGCCCACTACCCCTTTATGAACTCACAGCCACCCTTAATCTACCTTTtcccctgccttccctccccttgattattttgaagcaaatctcagacattgtatcatttcatttgtaaatatttcagtatgcgTCACTTCaagatgattcttttaaaaaaacataaccacAACGCTATCTTTGTACCTCAAAAATGAATATCATCCAGATATGTCAAATATTTAAGATCTGAATgggttctcaaaaaaaaaaaaaagaatatttacccTTCCACCAACAGTACTGCAGAATTCTGGAGGGAAAGGCAGTGTACAAGGGAAGGAACTTGCATTAGCCAATGTTGAAATGTGAAGAGCAACACCAAGAAATGGCAATGTAGCAAGAGCGGAAGCTGAACCCACCAGTGGTCTCTGAGCTCTCCTTGAAGCTGAACCCACCAGTGGTCTCTGAGCTCTCCTCATACATTTCACCCCCCCCCAAAGAACAGTCTTGAATAGCAGACGACATCAAAAGGCAGCTGTGCTTTTCTCAGAATAAAACAGCTGAGTTAAACAACCAAAACCAAACAGCTGTACTGCCTTTGGATTTAGTGTTACATTAAAATTAGATGTtttcttccccccccccttttcttttcttttcttttcttttttttttttttttttttgtggaaagaAACAATTGAAGAGTTTTATTTTAGACATAAATATTATGTTCAAATCACATGCACACAGCCCACAGTAAAATGTTAGTTGTTATGGAAATTTGGCTGATAGCATTGTCACACATAAGTCTAGACCCTCTCTCTATTGTTTTCATTATTCAATACTACTTACTTATTTAGAATTTGCCTGTGTACAGTGAACACTATGATCCAGAAGTGGAAGTTCACATGCAAATTTTTCaggtattttatttgtaaaaaatatgaaaatattccatggaattaaaacaacttaaacttgatttttatttttttattattattatttattattatttttttttgtggtatgcaggcctctcactgttgtggcctctcccgctgcagagcacaggctccagacgtgcaggctcagcgaccacagctcacgggcccagccactccatggcacgcgggatcctcccggactggggcacgaacccgcatcccccgcatccgcaggtggacccccaaccactgcgccaccaggaaagccctaaacTTGATATTTAAACAAggattatttctttcctttatagAAAAGTTAATTATTATCTTAAAATCTAAACTAAATGGAACAAtacaagcaaaaaaacaaaacacggTCTTAATTCTTCCTTAAAATAAGCCTATAACCTTCCAAAGAATAAAGGTAATACTATTCGTTAAAATTTACATTACAAAATATGACTTGATTGTAGAAATATAGTTaagctaaaagaagaaaataaagattccTATGGTTCCACCATTTATTCTTCATATATAACCTGGTATCCAAGCTAGACACCAGTCAGAGGTAACTACCGGCCATTCATAAATCCATTTTGCAAACTTAAGGGTTACACTGTTCATTTTCATCTGTAGTCTGCTATGTTTTCTACCTATGTCATGATAatttttccatgtcattaaatatttttcatgacAATTAACATAGTCCCACAAaagtgtttttaacttttttctctccATGAGTACATTCTGGGAGTCAGACTCTGTAGAAGCAGCAAAGAGGAGACCGACTTGAAACCAATGCTTTTCAAATTATGTGTGATGAaggacagttttaaaaatttccaatcttgggaattccctggcagtccagcggttacgacttggcgctttcactgctgggaccTGGGTTCAGtgcctagtcagggaactaagatcccacaagctgagctgtgtggctaaaaacaaacaaacaaacaaacaaacaagcaaacaagtaaataaataataaaatttccaaTCTATTATGgactgacattttttaaaaatatgataaaaataagagaaatgaaacattaatttcagaaacaattttcaagaaaatatttaatagaaaaatagaataaatgtaTACCAAGTACCAGcccaaacttttaattttatttatttatttatttatttggtcacaggatcttagttccccaaccagagattgaacccatgcccccggcagtgaaagcacaggcGTCCTAACCAcaggatcgccagggaattcccacaaacCTTTTAATATTAGATGTGATAGATATCAAATTACTCTGTGAAATGGTTGTATAAATTTCAGAGTGTTTATTCtcagtattttttattgatattatcACAGGCCAGTGGCAGTTACATGGACTATACTTTGATTACATTACTTTAGACCTTCCCAAGAACATTAAGTAAATACTTCCCTTCGTAAACAGTCAGGGGTGGAAaggttaaataataattttaatttgctctttgaGAGTTGAGCCAACAACCTTCAACTCTCCTTCACTTTCCACACACGGGCAGGCCCAGCAGGGTCCTCAGGATGTCTTGGTGGATGGTCACGGGAGTGTCATTCCTTGGGCTTTCCTTACCATTCCTGAAAAAAGGTGTGTTCAAAAAACCTATCTTTCTATCTCTCCTCTACCGCAAGCTCCTTTAAGAATGATCCCAGCTTTGCAGATGCCGTCACCCCGGAACCTCCTGCGCTGCCCAACCATGGTCAACCCTACCGTGTTCTTTGACATTGCCATTGACGGCGAGCCCTTGGGCCACGTCTCCTTCGAGCTGTTTGCAGACAAAGTTCCAAAGACAGCAGAAAACTTTCGTGCTCTGAGCACTGGGGAGAAAGGCTTTAGTTATACAGGTTCCTGCTTTCACAGAATAATTCCGGGATTTATGTGCCAGGGTGGTGACTTCCCACGCCATAATGGCACTGGTGGCAAGTCCATCTGTGGGGAGAAATTTGATTATGAGAATTTCCTCCTGAAGCATACGGGTCCTGGCATCTTGTCCATGGCAAGTGCTGGCCCCAACACAAACGGTTCCCAGTTTTTCATCTGCACTGCCAAGACTGAGTGGTTGGATGCCAAGCATGTGGTCTTTGGCAAGGTGAAAGAGGGCATGAGTATTGTGGAAGCCATGGAGCGCTTTGGGTCCAGGAATGGCAAGACCAGCAAGAAGATCACCATTGCTGACTGTGGACAAATCTAACAATAAATTTGACTTGTGTTTTATCTTAACCACCTGACCATTCTTCTGTAGCTCAGGAGAGCACCCCTTCATCCCCATCTGCTTGAAATATCCTATAATCTTTGTTCTCTCATTGTACTTCTTGGGGTTCCATATTTTCCTTATTCCCCTCCAAGTTTAGCTGAATTGCAAAGTTAAGTTTATGGtcatgaaataaaaactaaaaaccaaaaaaaagaaaaaaaaaagaatgatcccAGACTGCTCTCTGAATGAGCCAACGAATGAAGTGGCCCACGTAGCTCTTGCTTTTattatgattgatttttttttttttttttttttttgcggtacgcgggcctctcactgttgcggcctctcttgttgcggagcacaggctccggacgcgcaggctcagcggccatggctcacgggcccagccgctccgcggcatgtgggatcttcccggaccggggcacgatcccgcgtctcctgcattggcaggcggactctccaccactgcgccaccagggaagcctgattgaTTCTTTtaagcagctttattgaggtgcAATTGATATACAgtgaactgcacatatttaaagcatacaatttgaTGTGTTGACGTATATAtacctactatatatatatatatatatatatatatatatatatatacacacacacctgtgaaaccatctccACAATCAAGATAGTGAACATATTCATCACCCTAAAGTCTTTTCACGCCCATTAACATTCTTTCCTCTGccactcctgccccctcccctctcccaggcaAACACggatctgctttctgtcagtaTTATCTACTTTGCATTTtgtaaaacataaatttatttatttatatttttggctgcgttgggtcttcgttgctgcgtgtgggctttctctagttgcggcgagagggggctgctctttcttgcggtgcgcaggcttctcattgtggtggtttctcttgttgtggagcacaggctctaggcacatgggcttcagtagttgtggtttgcggcttcagttgttgtggctcgcaggctctagagcacaggctcagtagttgtggtgcacggacttagttgctccgcagcatgtgggatcttcatggaccagggctcgaacccgtgtcgcctgcattggcaggtggattcttaaccactgtgctgccagggaagtccctactttgcatttttaagagttttatataaatgaaaccatACTGTATGTACTCATTTTTGTCTAGcttctttgaattattttgaatatatatattacataattattattatttttttacataattattttgagattcattcctGTTGTGTGTATgaacatttcattccttttattgtcaagtagtatcccattgtgtgGATAGAGCATGGtctgtttatccactcacctgttgAAAGATACTTGGTTGGTTCCAGTGGTGTATGTcagttgtatctcaataaaactggaagaaaaaaattatttttttcttattattgtgttgaggtctttttaaaattaattaattaattaattaactaggTTGCATCAgggcttagttgcagcaggcgggctcctttgttgtggcatatgaactcttagttgcggcatgcatgtaggatctagttccctgcccagggatcgaacaggccccctgcattgggagcgtggagtcttatccactgtgccaccagggaagtccctgctgagGTCTTAAGATAGTCTAATGCAAGTCCTTTCTCAGATATATGCTTTTTCTCTCAGTCAGTGCCTACTCTAGTCACAAAATCTCCcctctgtgtatgtgtttttcctaatcttataaggacaccagtcatgttgaaTTTGGGGTCACCCTAATGACTTCAGTTAACCTTGATTACATCTTTCaagaccctatctccaagtacagtcccattctgaggtactgagttaggaattcaatatatgaattttggaggggatACAATTTATCCCATAAGAGCCACCTAACTGAAAGGCGAAACTGTTCAGAATTCAGAAGGACTATATTTCTAATCCATTCAACACTGGTAACTCAATGGAAAATTCTTCAAGTGAATTTCAAGTAATGATGTCATATTATTTGTGGAACATGAAATCTCTCTAGAGGTTCAAATTACATGACATTGGCCATATCTACCTCACCAATGGATGAGCTTTCCCAGAAAAAAAACCTCTTTGTGAATCGTGAGTCATTCTCTCCTTTTGTTAGCTGCTGAGCTCTGAAAGAAGTGAAGCAACACCTTTCCAggtgtaaaatagagataataacagTATTTGCCTTATAAGGTTATGGTGAGGAAGCAAGGAGATAACTCACATAAAGCccttagaacaatgcctagcCCTTAGTAAGGGcttaaaatattagctattgttatttattcatcaaatacaGGCTGAATTCTGGCTTCACACTAAGCGCTGTGCACGGTGTTGCCGCAGAGTTGAAGATAAATCAGTCATGGATACAGCATCAAGTAAATGATTCATCTATTCATCGTTTTAATAACTACCAGTTATTGAGGGCCTTCTGAGGGTCAACTTCTATGCTGGTGCCTTATAttgattatttcatttactcttcaaaaatatCTTGCAAAAGAGGTCTTACttgttccattttatagatgaggaaactgaaactcctTGGGGTAACTAAAGCCCTATAAATCAGCTATGTAGTCATGGACGTGAGCTTTACACCAGACCTGTCTGAGGCCTaagttctgcttctttctctgtgaGCTTGTGGTCACAGAAGAGACACTGCATATGTATCAAGAAATATACCGCAGGGAAAAAGTGCTATGTGCCTTAAGAGAGAGATACTGATTGTTATAGGCATTCAAACAAgaagagagatttccctttgggATTTTAGGGAAAACCTGTAGGAGAGAAATAATTTGGGCCGAATTGGCACGTGTGGAGTTGGCAGGGTTGGGGGATGGCAGCATTCCTGGATATAAGAACAAAACCATACAACAGGAAATTGTGGTTTTTAAATGAGGAACAAGAGGGTGTTTGGTTTGACTAGAATTATGTGGAAAACCCTCATCAGCTCCAGCTTGAACTATTGCCCCTTTGTTCTCCTTCTAACCCTGCCTCTGTCTCATCCTTCTTTGCACGTGGTCCCCTATATCTTGTCCACATTACTGGGAGACGGATGATCTTTCTAAATCTGATCATGTTGTTCCCCTGCATGAAATTCTCCAATGTCTCCCCATCACCAACAGAAGAAATATCTAAACTTTAGAGCCAAGATGATGTGTCTCCTACCTACTGCCTGGTCACACCCCCTTACGTTTCCCCATCTTGCAGTATGGCCTGTAGTACTGAACCTCCAACTAAAAGTTGGGAGGAACTGCCACATTCCTTGACACTGCCCTGGTCTTCACACGTgctgttttgctttttcctttcttatcctCCTGGAaaattctactttcattctttggtttcagctctttttttttttttttttttgtggtacgttgcggagcacaggctccggacgcgcaggctcagcggccatggctcacgggcccagccgctccgcggcatgtcggatcttcccggaccggggcacgaacccatgtcccctgcatcggcaggtggactctcaaccactgcaccaccaggggagccctggtttcagctctttaaaaaaatgccttCCTTGAAGCCTTTCCAGATTCgcctccatcccctcccccgAAACTTGACTCATCTTTTTAAGCACCCACTACATTTGGTGTGTGATCATCCAAtgcttattttattgattgattgattgattgattgattgattgattgtggtacgtggtcctctcactgttgtggcctctgccgttgcacagcacaggctccagatgcgcagcctcagtggtcatggttcacaggcccagccgctccgcgacatgtgggatcctcccggaccggggcacgaacccatgtcccctgaatcagcaggcggactctcaacgactgcgccagcagggaagccctgattatttTATTATGATGATTATGTTACtcagatatttttccattttttacctttttgaagGCAAAAGCTGTCTTACTTTCTCTTTTGCATTCTCAAGCCTCAATAAATAGCAAGAGTACAATGAATACTCACtccttgaataaatgaatgaatgaatgcatgaatgaataccGGGACTATGTTAGCAAGGAAGATTGAGGTTATAGCTTTGGGGATCTAGATGATAAGTTTAAGTGATTCcgttcttttattcattttattttgttctgcacaGGGAACCAGGGACCATTTTTGAACAAGGGTGATTAATCATGGGTTAGTATGTAAAGCTATAGGAAAGGCCAGAGTCAGGGAGACCAGGAGGCTCTTATAGATGTGTGGGAATTAGggtaatattagaaaatatttcactttACCTCTTTGACCAAAGAAAATGTTACTGGGAAATGAAGTGAACTTTTCATTGAGTAAACTTTTTCTCAAAATCCCAGAGCCTAAGTAAGAAATTCTTATCTGCTCCATTACCATGTTCTTCTGCAAAATGAGATTGCAGTGGATGAGTGTTAATTCCTTGTGGCTGATATCAGAGGTTCTCACTTTGTTGTGCTCCTTCAGGGCAGGGACTGCACATGGAGATCCTTGAACCCCTGGCACCTTGAACAGAACTTGGCAAATGGGTGCTCAATACCCatttgttggggaaaaaaaaaaaaaaaagcgccttCCAGTGTTGTCATGTTCAAGTTGATGGCTCTGCTGTTATTGCTGTCATGTTCTTAAACCTTCTCTGGTCCTCTCCATTCAGACAGAAAAACCTCTTTCTGATGCTTATACTTTGATAGTGTCGTTTCCCCAGCCTCTGTAGGCCTCTTTGTCTCACCAAATCCAAATtgtatttatattctttaaaCCAAGAAACCTCATTAGCTTTTCCCAGCAGAGTTCAACCCCCTATCTTCTTCCACTAGCTTCTGACTGCTCTACTGAAAACCACTTTGATTCAGTGGCCAGGAGTTAAAAGAGGCTCTCGAAACATGCTCACTGGCCGGCTGTGGGTCCTTAGAGGAGGTAAAGTCTTGGGTTTTTTTAGTGAATCTAGCCCTGGTTCCCTGGTTCCTATATCTGGCTGAATGTCATGATCAGGGAAGCTAATTAAACATCTACATTCCTGATGCAATTCCAATGTCACTGACTCAGAATTTGAGGTGGCTGGGGGCTGAGGACCACAGGAAGCCCAGGAATCTGAATCTGAAGTGTCCAGGCGATTCTGACATTCAGACGGGTAGTCAAAACCCTTGGTGTAAATCTCTTCCCAGGTAAGCAAAAGGGCCAGGGAAAAGGATATGGTGGCGAcagggggagggaaagaaagactcACAGTCTAGGTCTGACTATGCTCTTTAGGGTtatctatgcttttttttttttttttttttaatctaagcatttttaattttatgtttatagtCTATGTTTTCTTTCATGCTTTTCAAGGTTAACAGGTAGACGGAATCTGGAGGCCCTAGGACTTGCTACTACATCTATTACAAGCAGGAATTTCCAAGAAGATTAACAGAGCTGAATTCTTTTATCTCGCAATCCTAGAATTGCTAGGAATCTTAAAGGTCATTGAGTGGGACACGTACATTTTGAAGGCTGCCTTAGGTATCCAAAGGACAGGCAATGACATCAAGATTAGTGATGTGCATAATTCTGGTGATCAACCCTAGTCAGGCTTTACCGGAGGCTTCCTGCCCCCAGCATTGCTAGCCAAGGCTGACTGGGGAGAGACATGGATGGTTGCCTACAGGAAGATGAAGGGAGATAGGATTGTATAGGAGCGGAGTGGGTGGAACAGTTGGGTAGGAGCAGTGGTTCAGTGTCTTCCAACAGAAAGGGATTTATTTACTCACTCCCCAAAcgtttattagttatctacttggAAGCTGATATGACACTAGCCAGAGCTCCTGCCCTCAAAGGGCTCTCATTCTAGTGGGATAGACAGATACATATCACAATGGAGCGTGATAAGTCCAACAATGGAGGCAGATACAAGAAGTGATGTAAGAATCTGCTAAAATACTACAGCCCACATTCCTCtttcctactctttttttttttttttaactttatttatttatttttggctgtgttgggtctttgttgctacgagtgggctttctctagttgtgtcgacggacttattgcagtggcttctcttgttgcggagcacggactctaggcatgtagggttcagtagttgtggcgtgtgggctcagtagttgtagctcgcgggctctagggcacaggctcagtcgttgtggcacacgggcttagttgctctgcggcatgtgggatcttcctggagcagggctcaaacccgtgtcccctgcattggcaggcggattcttaaccgctgtgtcaccagggaagcccattcctgctcttttttattaaaaatttttttttaattcttattttttaaattttatttatttatttatggctggttgggtcttcgttgctgtgcacaggttttctctagttgtggtgaatgggggctactcttcgctgcagtgcgtgggcttctcattgcggtggcttctcttgctgtggagcacaggctctaggcacacgggcttcagtagttgtggcacacaagctcagtagttgtggagcacgggcttagttgctctgcggcatgtgggatcttcccggaccagggctcgaacccatgtctcctgcattggcaggtggattcttaaccactgtgccaccagggaagtcccctgctcttttttttttttttttttttttttttttgcggtacattggcctctgactgttgtggcctctcccgttgtggagcacagactccggacgcgcaggctcagcagccatggctcacgggcctagccgctccgcagcatgcgggatcttcccggaccggggcacgaacccgtgtcccctgcatcggcaggcggactctcaaccactgcgccaccagggaagcccccctgctcTTTTTAAAACCACCaactttcttttgtgtttctttaaaaacataaatatttttctctaggGATGATGTGACAAATGAATATACTTCTCCTCATCTACCCCCTTCCTATAATTACAAAGCTTTTGTTGGGTGCTATGGACCAAAGGTAATTTATTGGTGTGATATAAAATGGCAACTGTGTGGACGTAGATTTTAAGATGTTAGGGATGTGTTGGCTAGAAGcaaaaaatgaagaagcagattGAAGGTGCCCCAGATTGATATGAAGGCAGGGAGCTgcaggaaaaggaaagggaattaAATTGgagcctgagaaagaaaaaaaatattcaaacataGAAATGGCTGCAATAAGAAAATATCAGGCAGTATAGTTTAAACCTGTATCGTGGAAGATAACCATTCAAAGTGTATTATTTTACTGAGTAGTAAAGGGGGAAATGTATCCTAACCTTTTAATAAAGAACCACATGAATCAGAAGTGCTGCAGGAGATTTCAAGGATACCagggattgggcttccctggtggcgcagtggttgagagtccacctgccgatgcaggggacatgggttcgtgccccggtctgggaagatcccacatgccgcggagcagctgggcccgtgagccatggctgctgagcctgtgcgtccggagcctgtgctccgcaacgggagaggccacaacagtgagacgcccgcgtgacgggaaaaaaaaaaaaaaaaaaaggataccagggaagatattacAATAATCTAATGTTACAATAGTTAGCTTAATTGAAAATTGATAATCAAATTGATATAGTCAGTAGTAAAGTTACCCTGAATGATAGCCGATGCTTAAAATTACTATATTACTATAGTTTAGTCAGTTAATGCCAACTTCAAACACGATTTAAATAATAAACTGTTTCAAAGAAAATTGAAACAATGGTGTTAGATTATATAAAGTTCTTCCTGCAATGGAATCCTAAATTGTTTTATGtagcttttcatttttaacaactAGGTTGAATCTGTGTAATGCAGATTGAGTTATTAATAGATATCTTATAATTTCAGGCCTCTCCACGGAAGtcagtgtttcctttttatttctttctgctcCTGCTGCAAGACAAGCACCCACTaggcattcagaaaatatttttttattgatgaaaACCTTGAGTAGATATGCATAGACTCAGAGTTCATAATTTTGATCTGTTgtgaaatagaataaacaaaatgtgggttCCATAGTCTATAGTCATTTAaaccataaattttttttctaaggatCAGGAAAGTACCTGCACTTTCTGGACAGATTTCTTCTAATAAAATTGAGATCTAAATTCAATCTGCTTAT
Protein-coding sequences here:
- the LOC132477373 gene encoding peptidyl-prolyl cis-trans isomerase A-like, with translation MIPALQMPSPRNLLRCPTMVNPTVFFDIAIDGEPLGHVSFELFADKVPKTAENFRALSTGEKGFSYTGSCFHRIIPGFMCQGGDFPRHNGTGGKSICGEKFDYENFLLKHTGPGILSMASAGPNTNGSQFFICTAKTEWLDAKHVVFGKVKEGMSIVEAMERFGSRNGKTSKKITIADCGQI